In Terriglobales bacterium, the DNA window GATTTGTTTCTCTTCGACGACTTCTTTGATGGCTTCCTTGACGGCTTTCTTGACCGTCTTCTTGACGGTGTCCCTCACTTCATCATCGGCGAGGGCTTCGCCATTGGCGTTCTCCACCACTTTCTTGACCGCTTGGCGAACGGTGGCGGCCAGGGGAGGCAGCTCTTTGGCCAGAGCTTTGGCATCGAGGCCCGCGTCGGCCTCCTGTCCCTTCGCATAATCGGTGGAAGTCCAATCCTTCTCGAAGACAGCGAGCAAACCGTTGACGATTTTCGAGTCGCGCACGATGAAACCGATTTCGCGCCGCGAATCCAGCTCCACCTGCCGCAGGCCCTGGCTGCCGACGAAGGCCTGGCGGCGGTCGCGGATGATGACCTTGGCGTGCAAACGCATGGTGGTAAGAGGGGCGGAGACGAGATCACCCTTGCGGCCGGCAACGCGTCCGATGATGCGAACGTCGACGCCCGCTTTCCGCCGTTCCTCAAGGAGGCGGATCATCTGCCGGTCGGAGACCCGGGGATCGTAGATGAGGAGCTGCTTGCGGGCGTCGCGGATGAACTCGGCGATCTGATTGCGGGCATTCGCGGGGCTCACGAGGAATGACTGGAGGCCCGGGGTGTAGGGTTGCCGGGCACAATCGGCTTCGAAAAGCTTCCTGCCTTCCTGGATGAATTCGGCGTTCTTGGTGAGGATGCCGAAGCCGCGGCTGTGGTCGACATCGATGTGGGCGAAGTTGAAGGTCAGGACGTAGATCATGCGCGCATCGACGATCAGCATCTTGCCGTGGTAGCGAGCCAGATCATCGCCGGTGCGGGCTACGGTGATGCCCATGGCGAGGAGGCGTCCTTCCAGGCTGCGCAGAGTCTTTTCGCCGCCCCGGTTGGTGTGGGCAATGAGCGCGCGCACGGCCACCCCGCGCTCCACGGCGGCTTGCAACGCGGTTTCCATCTCCTTGCGGTCGAGACGGAAGATCACAATCTCCACGCTCTTCTTGGCGTTCTTGACCGCCGCCACCAGCGGGGCAATACCGTCGTCGGGCTGCACCAACAGTCTCATCTTCATCCTCCCGAAACTGCTCTGCCATCCCAGTTAGATGCGCTGGAAACCCAAGCGATATCCAACTGATTGCACAGGGACTTGGGGGCTTGAACCCAAGGGCAGAGATGCGAGCCGGGAAACCGGGAGTTGCTTGGCCGGCATCTCAGTTCCGAAGAGTCAGCAATGTGGGAGTGGTTTTCAGGAGGTTCACCTTGAAGCGAAGCATCACAGGAACTACGCGCAGAATCTTATCCGGATTTCATCTCCTTCTCATTCTCATCGCCCTCGGCT includes these proteins:
- a CDS encoding phospholipase D-like domain-containing protein, translated to MRLLVQPDDGIAPLVAAVKNAKKSVEIVIFRLDRKEMETALQAAVERGVAVRALIAHTNRGGEKTLRSLEGRLLAMGITVARTGDDLARYHGKMLIVDARMIYVLTFNFAHIDVDHSRGFGILTKNAEFIQEGRKLFEADCARQPYTPGLQSFLVSPANARNQIAEFIRDARKQLLIYDPRVSDRQMIRLLEERRKAGVDVRIIGRVAGRKGDLVSAPLTTMRLHAKVIIRDRRQAFVGSQGLRQVELDSRREIGFIVRDSKIVNGLLAVFEKDWTSTDYAKGQEADAGLDAKALAKELPPLAATVRQAVKKVVENANGEALADDEVRDTVKKTVKKAVKEAIKEVVEEKQISP